The following are from one region of the Flavobacteriaceae bacterium UJ101 genome:
- a CDS encoding 50S ribosomal protein L16, chloroplastic (Belongs to the ribosomal protein L16P family.): MLQPKRTKFRRVQKGRMKGNSTRGSQLAYGTFGIKALDATWITSRQIEAARIAATRYMKREGQLWIKIFPDKPITKKPQEVRMGKGKGAPEYFVAVAKPGRILFEVGGVPYDVAKEALRLAAQKLPVKTKFIVANDFVQE, translated from the coding sequence ATGTTACAACCTAAAAGAACAAAATTTAGAAGAGTCCAAAAAGGGCGCATGAAAGGTAACTCGACTCGAGGAAGCCAATTAGCGTACGGTACCTTTGGTATCAAAGCGTTAGATGCTACTTGGATTACATCAAGACAAATTGAAGCAGCTCGTATTGCTGCTACAAGATATATGAAAAGGGAAGGGCAATTATGGATTAAAATTTTTCCAGATAAGCCCATCACTAAAAAACCTCAAGAAGTACGTATGGGTAAAGGTAAAGGAGCACCGGAATATTTCGTTGCTGTTGCTAAGCCAGGACGTATCTTGTTTGAAGTTGGAGGTGTACCTTATGATGTAGCGAAAGAAGCACTAAGATTAGCTGCTCAAAAGTTACCAGTTAAAACAAAGTTTATAGTAGCGAATGATTTCGTTCAAGAATAA
- a CDS encoding 50S ribosomal protein L18 (This is one of the proteins that binds and probably mediates the attachment of the 5S RNA into the large ribosomal subunit, where it forms part of the central protuberance; Belongs to the ribosomal protein L18P family.), which produces MAINKEQRRQKIKSRVRKNIFGTQERPRLSVFKSNKEIYAQIIDDNEGKTLAATSSRVKGVISGKVTKSEQAAIVGKKIAEVAKAAGIETVVFDRNGFVYHGRIKSLAEGAREGGLKF; this is translated from the coding sequence ATGGCTATTAATAAAGAACAGAGAAGACAAAAAATTAAAAGTAGAGTTCGTAAAAATATTTTCGGAACTCAAGAACGTCCTAGACTTTCAGTCTTCAAAAGTAATAAGGAAATTTATGCACAAATTATTGATGATAACGAAGGTAAGACACTTGCCGCAACATCATCGAGAGTAAAAGGTGTAATTTCAGGAAAAGTTACCAAATCAGAACAAGCTGCAATTGTTGGAAAGAAAATTGCTGAAGTAGCAAAAGCTGCCGGAATTGAAACAGTAGTGTTTGATCGTAACGGATTTGTTTATCACGGAAGAATTAAATCTTTAGCAGAAGGTGCTAGAGAAGGAGGTCTTAAATTCTAA
- a CDS encoding 30S ribosomal protein S17 (One of the primary rRNA binding proteins, it binds specifically to the 5'-end of 16S ribosomal RNA; Belongs to the ribosomal protein S17P family.) yields MERNLRKERIGVVTSNKMEKTIVVTETKRMKHPMYGKFVLKSKKYTAHDVDNACNEGDTVRIMETRPLSKNKRWRLVEILERAK; encoded by the coding sequence ATGGAGAGAAACTTAAGAAAAGAAAGAATAGGAGTCGTAACTTCAAATAAGATGGAAAAGACCATCGTAGTTACAGAGACTAAGAGAATGAAACATCCAATGTATGGAAAATTCGTATTAAAATCGAAGAAGTACACGGCACACGATGTGGATAACGCATGTAACGAAGGGGACACAGTTCGTATTATGGAAACACGTCCTTTAAGTAAAAATAAGCGTTGGAGATTAGTAGAAATTTTAGAAAGAGCTAAGTAA
- a CDS encoding 30S ribosomal protein S8 (One of the primary rRNA binding proteins, it binds directly to 16S rRNA central domain where it helps coordinate assembly of the platform of the 30S subunit; Belongs to the ribosomal protein S8P family.), translating to MVTDPIADYLTRVRNAIMAGHRVVEVPASKLKKEITKILFDQGYILNYKFEDDAVQGTIKIALKYNKLTKEPAVRKLERASKPGLRKYVGAKELPRVLNGLGIAVISTSKGVMTDKQARHENVGGEVLCYIY from the coding sequence ATGGTAACAGATCCAATCGCAGATTATCTTACAAGAGTAAGAAATGCAATTATGGCAGGTCATAGAGTAGTAGAAGTACCCGCTTCAAAACTCAAAAAAGAAATCACTAAGATTTTATTTGACCAAGGATACATCTTAAACTACAAGTTTGAAGATGATGCTGTACAAGGAACGATTAAAATCGCTTTGAAGTACAATAAATTAACAAAAGAACCAGCTGTTCGTAAATTAGAAAGAGCTTCTAAACCAGGTTTAAGAAAATACGTAGGTGCTAAAGAATTACCTAGAGTATTAAATGGTTTAGGGATTGCTGTTATTTCTACTTCTAAAGGAGTAATGACAGATAAGCAAGCTCGTCATGAGAATGTTGGTGGTGAAGTTTTATGTTACATTTACTAA
- a CDS encoding 50S ribosomal protein L6 (This protein binds to the 23S rRNA, and is important in its secondary structure. It is located near the subunit interface in the base of the L7/L12 stalk, and near the tRNA binding site of the peptidyltransferase center; Belongs to the ribosomal protein L6P family.), translating to MSRIGKAPISIPAGATVEIKNNVVIVKGKLGEMSQELKGGIEASLEEGTLTFTRPSDKKDHRAMHGLYRSLVNNMIQGVTEGFKKELELVGVGYRASNQGQRLELALGFSHNIVMEIAPEVKVETVTEKGKNPLITLTSHDKQLVGMVAAKIRGFRKPEPYKGKGVKFVGEEIRRKAGKSA from the coding sequence ATGTCAAGAATCGGAAAAGCACCAATCTCTATCCCTGCAGGAGCAACTGTTGAAATTAAAAATAACGTTGTTATCGTTAAGGGTAAATTAGGAGAAATGTCACAAGAATTAAAAGGAGGTATAGAAGCTTCTTTAGAAGAAGGAACGTTAACATTTACACGTCCATCTGATAAAAAAGATCATCGTGCAATGCACGGGTTATATCGTTCTTTAGTGAATAACATGATTCAAGGAGTGACAGAAGGATTTAAAAAAGAATTAGAATTGGTAGGAGTTGGATATAGAGCTTCAAATCAAGGACAAAGATTAGAATTGGCCTTAGGATTTTCTCATAACATTGTAATGGAAATTGCTCCAGAAGTAAAGGTAGAAACCGTTACTGAAAAAGGTAAGAATCCATTAATTACATTAACATCTCATGATAAACAATTGGTTGGAATGGTAGCCGCTAAAATTAGAGGTTTCCGTAAGCCAGAACCATACAAAGGAAAAGGTGTTAAGTTCGTTGGAGAAGAAATTCGTCGTAAGGCTGGTAAATCTGCTTAA
- a CDS encoding 30S ribosomal protein S19 (Protein S19 forms a complex with S13 that binds strongly to the 16S ribosomal RNA; Belongs to the ribosomal protein S19P family.), with translation MARSLKKGPYIHYKLEKKVLANTEKKSVIKTWSRASMISPDFVGQTIAVHNGRQFVPVYVTENMVGHKLGEFAPTRTFRGHAGAKNKGKK, from the coding sequence ATGGCACGTTCATTAAAGAAAGGACCGTATATCCATTATAAATTAGAAAAGAAAGTTTTAGCGAATACAGAAAAGAAGTCTGTTATTAAAACTTGGTCAAGAGCTTCTATGATTTCTCCTGATTTCGTAGGACAAACTATCGCAGTACATAACGGACGTCAATTCGTTCCAGTATATGTAACTGAAAACATGGTTGGACATAAATTAGGTGAATTTGCTCCTACACGTACCTTTAGAGGTCATGCAGGCGCAAAAAACAAAGGTAAAAAGTAA
- a CDS encoding 50S ribosomal protein L5 (This is 1 of the proteins that binds and probably mediates the attachment of the 5S RNA into the large ribosomal subunit, where it forms part of the central protuberance. In the 70S ribosome it contacts protein S13 of the 30S subunit (bridge B1b), connecting the 2 subunit; this bridge is implicated in subunit movement. Contacts the P site tRN; the 5S rRNA and some of its associated proteins might help stabilize positioning of ribosome-bound tRNAs; Belongs to the ribosomal protein L5P family.) — protein MSYEPRLRKSYNDKIVAALKEEFGYTSVMQVPKLEKIVLSQGLGAAVADKKVIDYAIEEMTAIAGQKAVATISRKDEAGFKLRKDMPIGAKVTLRKNNMYEFLDRYISAALPRVRDFNGIPADGFDGRGNYNMGITEQIIFPEINIDQVKKIQGMNITFVTSANTDKEAKALLTHLGLPFKKN, from the coding sequence ATGAGTTACGAACCAAGACTTAGAAAGTCATATAACGATAAGATTGTTGCAGCTCTAAAAGAAGAGTTTGGTTACACATCAGTTATGCAAGTACCTAAATTAGAAAAGATCGTTCTTTCTCAAGGTTTAGGAGCTGCTGTAGCAGATAAAAAAGTAATCGACTATGCTATAGAGGAAATGACAGCAATCGCAGGACAAAAAGCGGTAGCCACTATATCTAGAAAAGATGAGGCAGGTTTTAAATTACGTAAGGATATGCCAATTGGGGCAAAAGTTACATTACGTAAAAATAACATGTACGAATTTTTAGATCGTTACATCTCAGCTGCTCTTCCACGAGTACGAGATTTTAACGGGATACCAGCAGATGGATTCGATGGTAGAGGAAATTATAATATGGGAATTACAGAACAAATCATTTTCCCAGAAATTAATATCGATCAAGTAAAGAAAATCCAAGGGATGAACATTACTTTCGTTACTTCTGCTAATACGGATAAAGAAGCAAAAGCATTATTAACACATTTAGGTTTACCTTTTAAAAAGAACTAG
- a CDS encoding 50S ribosomal protein L24 (One of two assembly initiator proteins, it binds directly to the 5'-end of the 23S rRNA, where it nucleates assembly of the 50S subunit; One of the proteins that surrounds the polypeptide exit tunnel on the outside of the subunit; Belongs to the ribosomal protein L24P family.) — MPKLKIKTGDNVVVLSGASKGATGKVMKVIIDKNRAIVEGVNMIKKHTKPSAENPQGGIIEREAPIHVSNLALVDPKSGKPTRVGYKMEDGKKVRYAKKSGDIF, encoded by the coding sequence ATGCCAAAATTAAAAATTAAAACAGGAGACAACGTAGTTGTTTTATCAGGCGCTTCTAAAGGAGCTACAGGAAAAGTTATGAAAGTAATCATTGACAAAAACCGCGCTATCGTGGAAGGTGTTAACATGATTAAAAAACATACAAAACCTTCAGCTGAAAATCCACAAGGTGGAATTATAGAAAGAGAAGCACCCATTCATGTATCAAATTTAGCGTTAGTAGATCCAAAATCAGGTAAACCAACACGTGTGGGATACAAGATGGAAGATGGTAAAAAAGTACGTTACGCTAAAAAATCAGGTGATATTTTTTAA
- a CDS encoding 50S ribosomal protein L14 (Binds to 23S rRNA. Forms part of two intersubunit bridges in the 70S ribosome; Belongs to the ribosomal protein L14P family.) — translation MLQQESRLKVADNTGAKEVLVIRVLGGTKRRYASIGDRIVVTVKDATPSGNVKKGTVSKAVVVRTTKEVRRKDGSYIRFDDNACVLIDDKDEMRGTRVFGPVARELRDKEYMKIVSLAPEVL, via the coding sequence ATGTTACAACAAGAATCGAGACTAAAAGTTGCAGATAATACAGGTGCTAAAGAAGTATTAGTAATTCGTGTTTTAGGAGGAACTAAAAGACGTTACGCTTCAATAGGTGACCGAATTGTTGTTACAGTGAAAGACGCAACCCCTTCTGGAAATGTGAAAAAAGGGACTGTTTCAAAAGCTGTTGTAGTTAGAACTACTAAAGAAGTAAGACGTAAAGACGGTTCTTACATCAGATTCGACGACAATGCATGTGTATTAATTGACGATAAGGACGAAATGCGTGGAACGCGTGTTTTCGGACCAGTAGCAAGAGAGTTACGTGATAAAGAATATATGAAAATTGTTTCACTTGCACCTGAGGTGTTATAA
- a CDS encoding 30S ribosomal protein (With S4 and S12 plays an important role in translational accuracy; Located at the back of the 30S subunit body where it stabilizes the conformation of the head with respect to the body; Belongs to the ribosomal protein S5P family; Contains 1 S5 DRBM domain.): MLGLKNIEKVKPGGLELKDHLVGIQRVTKVTKGGRTFGFSAISVVGDGNGVVGFGLGKSKDVASAIGKAVEDAKKNLVRVPLLDGTIPHEQEARYGGAHVFIRPAAHGTGVIAGGPLRIVLEAVGVHDVLSKSKGSSNPHNVVKAAVIALLSLRSADTIARQRGISVQKVFKG; the protein is encoded by the coding sequence ATGTTAGGATTAAAAAACATAGAAAAAGTAAAACCAGGAGGTCTTGAATTAAAAGATCACTTGGTTGGAATACAACGTGTAACCAAAGTTACTAAAGGGGGTAGAACCTTCGGATTTTCTGCAATTTCAGTTGTAGGAGATGGTAATGGAGTAGTTGGTTTCGGTTTAGGGAAATCTAAAGATGTAGCTTCAGCAATTGGAAAAGCAGTTGAAGATGCTAAGAAAAATTTAGTTAGAGTTCCTTTATTAGATGGAACAATCCCTCATGAGCAAGAAGCACGTTACGGAGGTGCACACGTATTTATTCGTCCTGCTGCACATGGTACAGGAGTTATTGCTGGAGGACCATTACGTATTGTATTAGAAGCAGTTGGTGTACATGATGTATTATCAAAATCAAAAGGATCTTCTAATCCACACAACGTAGTAAAAGCTGCAGTTATTGCTTTATTATCTTTAAGAAGTGCTGATACCATTGCACGTCAAAGAGGTATTTCTGTACAAAAAGTTTTTAAAGGATAA
- a CDS encoding 50S ribosomal protein L30 (Belongs to the ribosomal protein L30P family.) — MAKIKVTLKRSAINRSQNQKRTLEALGLKKINQIVEHEATPQIEGMVRKVAHLVEVEK, encoded by the coding sequence ATGGCAAAGATTAAAGTAACATTAAAGAGAAGTGCTATCAATCGTTCTCAAAATCAAAAAAGAACTTTAGAAGCATTAGGGTTAAAAAAGATTAATCAAATTGTTGAGCACGAAGCGACTCCTCAAATTGAAGGAATGGTACGTAAAGTAGCTCATTTAGTAGAAGTTGAAAAATAA
- a CDS encoding 50S ribosomal protein L2 (One of the primary rRNA binding proteins. Required for association of the 30S and 50S subunits to form the 70S ribosome, for tRNA binding and peptide bond formation. It has been suggested to have peptidyltransferase activit; this is somewhat controversial. Makes several contacts with the 16S rRNA in the 70S ribosome; Belongs to the ribosomal protein L2P family.) codes for MSVRKLKPITPGQRFKVVNNFEEVTAAKPEKSLVSGKKKTGGRNNQGRMTNRYIGGGHKKKYREIDFKRNKFGVPATIKSIEYDPNRSAFIALLYYADGAKTYVIAQNGMKVGQEIVSGENVAPEVGNAMPLGAMPLGTIVSCIELRPGQGAVMARSAGAYAQLLAREGKYATVKLPSGETRMILTTCLATVGVVSNSDHQLQVSGKAGRSRWKGRRPRTRAVVMNPVDHPMGGGEGRSSGGHPRDRKGRPAKGFKTRAKKKASNKYIVERRKK; via the coding sequence ATGTCAGTAAGAAAATTAAAGCCAATCACACCAGGTCAGAGATTCAAAGTAGTAAATAACTTTGAAGAAGTAACGGCAGCCAAGCCGGAAAAGTCATTGGTATCAGGAAAGAAAAAGACGGGTGGACGTAACAATCAAGGGCGTATGACAAACCGCTATATTGGTGGTGGTCATAAGAAAAAGTACAGAGAAATTGACTTCAAACGTAATAAGTTTGGAGTGCCTGCTACGATTAAGTCTATTGAGTATGATCCAAACAGATCAGCATTTATTGCATTATTATATTATGCAGATGGTGCTAAAACGTATGTGATCGCTCAAAATGGAATGAAAGTAGGTCAGGAAATTGTATCAGGAGAAAATGTAGCTCCAGAAGTAGGTAATGCAATGCCACTAGGTGCAATGCCACTAGGTACAATCGTTTCTTGTATTGAATTAAGACCAGGACAAGGAGCAGTTATGGCTCGTAGTGCTGGAGCTTATGCTCAATTGTTAGCGAGAGAAGGAAAGTATGCAACTGTGAAATTACCTTCAGGGGAAACACGAATGATTCTAACGACGTGTTTAGCAACTGTAGGTGTGGTATCGAATTCCGATCACCAATTACAAGTTTCAGGTAAAGCAGGTAGAAGTCGTTGGAAAGGTAGAAGACCAAGAACTAGAGCAGTAGTAATGAACCCAGTTGATCACCCAATGGGTGGTGGTGAAGGTCGTTCTTCAGGAGGACATCCTAGAGATCGTAAAGGAAGACCAGCAAAAGGATTCAAAACGAGAGCGAAGAAAAAGGCTTCAAATAAGTATATTGTAGAACGTAGAAAGAAATAA
- a CDS encoding 50S ribosomal protein L15 (Binds to the 23S rRNA; Belongs to the ribosomal protein L15P family.) encodes MNLSNLKPAKGSVKRGIRKGRGEGSGKGGTSTRGHKGAKSRSGYSRKIGFEGGQMPLQRRVPKFGFKNINRKEYKGINLDTIQALVDNKKITDTLSKEVLVELGLVHKNDLVKILGRGELKASVKITADKFTKSAADAVAKAGGEVITL; translated from the coding sequence ATGAATTTAAGTAACTTGAAACCTGCAAAAGGTTCAGTAAAGCGAGGGATTAGAAAAGGACGTGGAGAAGGCTCTGGAAAAGGAGGTACTTCAACTCGTGGGCACAAAGGTGCTAAATCTCGTTCTGGTTACTCTAGAAAAATTGGTTTTGAAGGAGGTCAAATGCCTTTACAACGAAGAGTACCAAAATTCGGGTTTAAGAATATCAATCGTAAAGAGTATAAAGGTATTAACTTAGACACCATTCAAGCATTAGTTGACAACAAAAAAATTACAGATACTTTATCAAAAGAAGTATTAGTAGAGTTAGGATTAGTGCATAAAAATGATCTAGTAAAAATCTTAGGTAGAGGAGAATTAAAAGCTTCTGTAAAAATTACCGCTGATAAATTTACGAAAAGTGCAGCTGACGCAGTAGCAAAAGCTGGAGGAGAAGTAATAACTTTATAA
- a CDS encoding 30S ribosomal protein S14 (Binds 16S rRNA, required for the assembly of 30S particles and may also be responsible for determining the conformation of the 16S rRNA at the A site; Belongs to the ribosomal protein S14P family.) has translation MAKESMKAREVKRQKLVAKYAAKRKALKEAGDYEALQKLPKDASPVRLHNRCKLTGRPKGYMRQFGISRVTFREMANQGLIPGVKKASW, from the coding sequence ATGGCTAAAGAATCAATGAAAGCCCGCGAGGTGAAAAGACAAAAGTTAGTAGCAAAATATGCTGCTAAACGTAAAGCTTTAAAAGAAGCAGGTGATTATGAAGCTTTACAAAAGCTTCCTAAAGATGCTTCACCAGTTCGTTTACACAATCGTTGTAAATTAACAGGAAGACCTAAAGGATATATGCGTCAGTTTGGAATTTCACGTGTAACTTTCCGTGAAATGGCAAACCAAGGATTAATTCCAGGTGTTAAAAAAGCAAGTTGGTAA
- a CDS encoding 50S ribosomal protein L29 (Belongs to the ribosomal protein L29P family.): MKISEIRELSTEDIATKLAEAKAKYQNTQLVHNVSPLENPIQLRKDRKVIARLATELRSRDLKKS; this comes from the coding sequence ATGAAAATATCTGAAATTAGAGAATTATCAACAGAAGATATCGCTACTAAATTAGCAGAAGCTAAAGCGAAGTACCAAAATACCCAATTGGTACATAACGTATCTCCTCTGGAAAACCCAATCCAGTTGAGAAAAGATAGAAAAGTCATTGCCCGACTTGCCACTGAATTACGTAGTAGAGATTTAAAGAAATCTTAA
- a CDS encoding 30S ribosomal protein S3 (Binds the lower part of the 30S subunit head. Binds mRNA in the 70S ribosome, positioning it for translation; Belongs to the ribosomal protein S3P family; Contains 1 KH type-2 domain.) has product MGQKTNPIGNRLGIIRGWDSNWFGGKNYGDKIAEDYKIRQYINARLAKASVSKIIIERTLKLVTITITTARPGIIIGKGGQEVDKLKEELKKLTGKEVQINIFEIKRPELDALLVARSVARQIENRVSYRRAVKMAIQSAMRMNCEGIKIQISGRLNGAEMARSESYKDGRIPLSTFRADVDYALAEAHTTYGRLGIKVWIMKGEVYGKRDLSPLVGMQKKKSGGAGKKGGPRKRK; this is encoded by the coding sequence ATGGGACAAAAAACAAATCCAATTGGAAATAGATTAGGAATCATCAGAGGATGGGATTCTAACTGGTTCGGAGGAAAGAACTACGGTGATAAAATTGCTGAAGATTATAAAATCCGTCAATATATTAACGCACGTTTAGCAAAAGCTAGCGTGTCTAAAATTATCATCGAACGTACTTTAAAGTTAGTTACAATAACAATTACAACTGCACGCCCAGGAATTATTATTGGTAAAGGTGGACAAGAAGTTGATAAACTAAAAGAAGAGTTAAAAAAATTAACTGGAAAAGAAGTTCAAATCAACATCTTTGAAATTAAAAGACCAGAACTTGACGCATTGTTAGTTGCTAGAAGTGTTGCTCGTCAAATTGAAAACCGTGTTTCTTATAGAAGAGCGGTTAAGATGGCAATCCAATCAGCAATGAGAATGAACTGTGAAGGAATAAAAATTCAAATTTCTGGACGTTTAAACGGAGCAGAAATGGCACGTTCTGAATCATATAAAGATGGACGTATTCCATTATCAACTTTCCGTGCAGATGTAGATTATGCATTAGCAGAAGCTCATACAACATATGGTCGTCTTGGAATCAAGGTTTGGATCATGAAAGGAGAAGTTTACGGAAAAAGAGACTTATCTCCATTAGTTGGAATGCAAAAGAAAAAATCAGGTGGTGCTGGTAAAAAAGGTGGACCTAGAAAAAGAAAGTAG
- a CDS encoding 50S ribosomal protein L22 (This protein binds specifically to 23S rRN; its binding is stimulated by other ribosomal proteins, e.g. L4, L17, and L20. It is important during the early stages of 50S assembly. It makes multiple contacts with different domains of the 23S rRNA in the assembled 50S subunit and ribosome (By similarity); The globular domain of the protein is located near the polypeptide exit tunnel on the outside of the subunit, while an extended beta-hairpin is found that lines the wall of the exit tunnel in the center of the 70S ribosome; Belongs to the ribosomal protein L22P family.), with protein sequence MGKRKRISAENRAEAKKQVAFAKLNNCPTSPRKMRVVADTVRGEDINKALYLLKYSKKEASNKLEKLLMSAIANWQVKNEGSDIEDANLIVKEIYVDSARMLKRIQPAPQGRAHRIRKRSNHVTLILGNKTEK encoded by the coding sequence ATGGGAAAAAGAAAGAGAATTAGTGCAGAAAATCGCGCCGAGGCTAAGAAACAAGTTGCTTTTGCTAAATTAAACAATTGCCCGACTTCACCTCGAAAAATGAGAGTAGTAGCTGATACTGTAAGAGGAGAAGATATAAACAAAGCGTTGTATCTTTTAAAATATAGTAAAAAAGAAGCTTCAAATAAATTGGAAAAATTGTTGATGTCTGCTATAGCAAACTGGCAAGTTAAAAACGAAGGATCTGATATAGAAGATGCAAATCTTATTGTAAAAGAAATCTACGTTGATAGTGCTAGAATGTTAAAAAGAATTCAACCTGCACCACAAGGTCGTGCACACCGAATTAGAAAGAGATCAAATCACGTAACATTAATTTTAGGTAATAAAACCGAGAAATAA